A DNA window from Mytilus trossulus isolate FHL-02 unplaced genomic scaffold, PNRI_Mtr1.1.1.hap1 h1tg000024l__unscaffolded, whole genome shotgun sequence contains the following coding sequences:
- the LOC134698948 gene encoding uncharacterized protein LOC134698948, translating to MGDECVIPVIAVLFLSGGILISNWINAPHEIKEDQTDNSEDMLIMRQELQQCKASMTQMAQDFISLQDNFTQIQEKVGNLSKVLNVSVESARDNFLHLKRDMKILNGMQDIQEHRYITYSETVVLLLAVLTIWTLILFLIAYKFFPLRNGFNGSQGSNHDDPHDTNESLCAQVPVQAPIKQKRWTSELEESICILSFHEETQDLHHRIITSVFQEEEVEIKPFLLETTDPDVLDIPRCQFIFVFVDFNETNVILENPGAKRSDTVQACMDMRADVFVIYTRDRGSSYLGDGILYNKDLLAFTGHFLLKELTAKNRGLSVNVTFTPYQKSHIRKIVLDKFSLL from the exons GGTAATTGCTGTCTTATTTTTATCAGGAGGAATATTGATTTCAAATTGGATTAATGCGCCACATGAAATTAAAGAAGACCAGACTGATAACAGTGAAGATATGTTAATCATGAGACAAGAACTCCAACAATGTAAAGCTAGCATGACACAGATGGCGCAAGATTTCATTAGCTTACAGGACAATTTCACACAAATACAAGAAAAGGTCGGAAACTTATCGAAGGTTTTGAATGTTTCTGTTGAAAGTGCTAGAGATAATTTCCTCCATTTGAAAAGAGACATGAAGATCTTGAATGGAATGCAAGACATCCAAGAGCACAGATATATAACATATTCTG AAACAGTCGTTCTTCTCCTGGCGGTGTTGACCATATGGACATTGATACTTTTTCTGATAGCATATAAGTTTTTTCCATTGAGAAATGGTTTTAATGGTAGTCAAGGAAGCAATCATGATGATCCTCACGATACAAACGAAAGTCTGTGTGCACAGGTTCCAGTTCAAGCT CCGATTAAGCAAAAAAGATGGACTAGTGAGTTGGAAGAATCTATTTGTATTCTTAGTTTCCATGAAGAAACACAGGATTTACATCATAGAATAATCACATCAGTATTTCAGGAGGAAGAAGTTGAAATAAAGCCATTCCTACTGGAAACAACTGATCCAGATGTATTAGATATACCTAGATGTCAATTCATCTTTGTGTTTGTTGATTTTAATGAGACCAATGTTATTCTTGAAAACCCAGGTGCTAAGAGATCAGATACTGTCCAGGCATGTATGGATATGAGAG CTGATgtgtttgttatatatacaagaGATAGAGGTTCTAGTTATTTAGGAGATGGCATCCTGTACAATAAGGACTTGTTAGCCTTTACAGGACATTTTCTATTGAAAGAActcacggctaaaaatagaggACTTAGTGTAAATGTTACATTTACACCATACCAGAAAAGTCACATCAGGAAAATTGTACTGGATAAATTCTctcttttataa